Proteins encoded in a region of the Streptomyces sp. NBC_00258 genome:
- a CDS encoding nuclear transport factor 2 family protein — MSDSPDLALIRRVYESRMAPEVTKEVMAPDFVWDITPGFPNSGVYHGWDSVAKDFFGRTMPNYASFGAGPEEFYADDEGHVFVFGHYHAETKAGAKADVRFIHLWTVRDGKAVSMRQAADSHVLQEALKG, encoded by the coding sequence ATGTCCGACTCCCCCGACCTCGCCCTCATCCGCCGGGTCTACGAATCCCGAATGGCGCCCGAGGTCACCAAGGAGGTCATGGCCCCGGACTTCGTCTGGGACATCACCCCGGGCTTTCCGAACAGCGGCGTCTACCACGGCTGGGACAGTGTGGCGAAGGACTTCTTCGGCAGGACGATGCCGAACTACGCGTCGTTCGGCGCGGGTCCCGAGGAGTTCTACGCGGACGACGAGGGCCACGTCTTCGTGTTCGGGCACTACCACGCCGAGACCAAGGCCGGTGCCAAGGCCGACGTCCGGTTCATCCACCTGTGGACCGTCCGTGACGGCAAGGCCGTCAGCATGCGGCAGGCCGCCGACAGCCACGTCCTCCAAGAAGCCCTCAAGGGCTGA
- a CDS encoding glycoside hydrolase family 3 N-terminal domain-containing protein, whose amino-acid sequence MTTPWADPACPRDDRVEALLAEMTLEEKLAQLGSAWPGVERVSGNVAPMQDVFARHTDFTEARKDGLGHLTRPFGTKPVEPSEGARQLTSLQRELMDSTRLGIPAIAHEECLTGFTAHHASVFPTPLSWAASFNPELVERMANAIGTSMRQVGVHQGLSPVLDVVRDYRWGRVEETLGEDPYLVATTGTAYVRGLESAGIIATLKHFAGYSASKAARNHAPVSMGPREFADVILPPFETAIREGGARSVMNSYADVDGMPAGADPSLLTQLLREEWEFEGTVVSDYWSIAFLRTMHRIAATEGEAGARALTAGIDVELPDSLCYGEPLAELVREGAVSEDLVDRAVRRVLRQKTELGLLDADFDPGIAPEGPIDLDPPTHRAIARELAEQGIVLLDNPAGNLPLAADTGSIALIGPCADDANAFFGCYSFPNHVLPHHPGHDNGIEARTLLDALATELPGTRIAYEQGCPVKDIDRSGFDAAVEAARRADVCIAVVGDRAALFGLGTSGEGCDAEDLSLPGVQDELVEALLATDTPVVLLVVSGRPYALGAYADRAAAVVQAFFPGEEGGPALAEVLSGRINPSGKLPVQIPRTAGAQPGTYLHAPLGGNTQGVSNLDPTPAYPFGHGLSYTAFAYDGFELSAEEIPTDGEVEISCLVRNTGDLSGSEVVQLYTADPIAQLPRPVTQLTGFARVLLAPGERRRVAFRLHADRLAYTGPELHRIVEPGEITVMLGTSSTDIRLTGTLHLTGPTRRVGHARVLHTPARIG is encoded by the coding sequence ATGACCACACCTTGGGCCGATCCGGCCTGCCCTCGCGACGACAGGGTCGAGGCCCTGCTCGCGGAGATGACCCTGGAAGAGAAGCTCGCCCAGCTCGGCAGCGCCTGGCCCGGCGTCGAGCGGGTCAGCGGCAACGTCGCCCCGATGCAGGACGTCTTCGCCCGACACACCGACTTCACGGAGGCCAGGAAGGACGGACTCGGCCACCTCACCCGCCCGTTCGGCACCAAGCCGGTCGAGCCCAGCGAGGGGGCGCGGCAACTGACCTCACTACAGCGCGAGTTGATGGACAGCACCCGCCTCGGCATCCCCGCCATCGCCCACGAGGAGTGTCTGACGGGTTTCACCGCCCACCACGCGAGCGTCTTCCCCACCCCGCTGTCCTGGGCAGCCTCCTTCAACCCCGAACTCGTCGAACGCATGGCCAACGCCATCGGCACGAGCATGCGCCAAGTCGGCGTCCACCAGGGACTCTCCCCCGTCCTCGACGTCGTACGCGACTACCGCTGGGGCCGCGTCGAGGAGACCCTCGGTGAGGACCCCTACCTCGTCGCCACCACCGGTACCGCCTATGTGCGCGGCCTGGAGAGCGCCGGGATCATCGCCACCCTCAAGCACTTCGCCGGCTACTCCGCCTCCAAGGCCGCCCGCAACCACGCCCCCGTCTCCATGGGCCCGCGAGAGTTCGCCGACGTGATCCTGCCGCCGTTCGAGACGGCGATACGGGAAGGCGGCGCCCGCTCGGTCATGAACTCGTACGCCGATGTCGACGGAATGCCGGCCGGGGCCGACCCCTCTCTGCTCACCCAACTGCTGCGCGAGGAATGGGAATTCGAGGGAACGGTGGTCTCCGACTACTGGTCCATCGCCTTCCTGCGCACCATGCACCGCATCGCCGCCACCGAGGGCGAGGCCGGCGCACGGGCCCTCACCGCCGGCATCGACGTGGAACTCCCCGACAGCCTCTGCTACGGCGAACCCCTCGCCGAACTCGTCCGCGAGGGAGCCGTATCCGAGGACCTCGTCGACCGGGCCGTACGACGCGTGCTGCGCCAGAAGACCGAACTGGGGCTGCTGGACGCCGACTTCGACCCCGGCATCGCCCCCGAGGGGCCCATCGATCTCGACCCTCCCACCCATCGGGCCATCGCCCGCGAGCTCGCCGAGCAGGGCATCGTGCTGCTGGACAACCCGGCCGGGAACCTCCCCCTCGCCGCGGACACCGGCTCCATCGCCCTCATCGGCCCCTGCGCCGACGACGCCAACGCCTTCTTCGGCTGCTATTCCTTTCCCAACCACGTCCTGCCCCACCACCCGGGCCACGACAACGGCATCGAGGCCCGTACCCTGCTGGACGCCCTGGCCACGGAGCTGCCCGGCACCCGCATCGCGTACGAACAGGGCTGCCCAGTCAAGGACATCGACCGCAGCGGGTTCGACGCGGCGGTGGAGGCGGCCCGCCGGGCGGACGTCTGCATCGCCGTGGTCGGCGACCGCGCCGCCCTCTTCGGCCTCGGCACCTCCGGCGAGGGCTGCGACGCGGAGGACCTCTCCCTGCCGGGCGTCCAGGACGAACTCGTCGAGGCCCTGCTGGCCACCGACACCCCGGTCGTCCTTCTCGTCGTCTCCGGCCGCCCGTACGCGCTCGGCGCCTACGCCGACCGTGCGGCCGCCGTCGTCCAGGCCTTCTTTCCCGGCGAGGAGGGCGGCCCCGCCCTTGCCGAAGTGCTCTCCGGGCGCATCAATCCGTCGGGCAAGCTGCCGGTGCAGATCCCGCGGACGGCGGGCGCCCAGCCCGGCACCTACCTGCACGCCCCGCTCGGCGGCAACACCCAGGGCGTGAGCAACCTGGACCCCACCCCGGCCTATCCCTTCGGGCACGGACTGTCCTATACGGCCTTCGCCTACGACGGGTTCGAACTGAGCGCCGAGGAGATACCCACCGACGGCGAGGTCGAGATCAGCTGCCTGGTCCGCAACACCGGCGACCTCTCAGGCTCCGAAGTCGTCCAGCTCTACACCGCGGACCCGATCGCCCAACTACCCCGGCCAGTAACTCAGTTGACCGGCTTCGCCCGAGTCCTCCTCGCCCCCGGCGAGCGGCGCAGGGTCGCCTTCCGCCTGCACGCCGACCGTCTCGCCTACACGGGGCCCGAACTGCACCGCATCGTCGAACCGGGCGAGATCACCGTCATGCTCGGCACCTCCAGCACGGACATCCGGCTCACCGGCACCCTCCACCTCACCGGCCCGACCCGCCGCGTCGGACATGCAAGGGTTCTGCACACGCCTGCGCGCATCGGCTGA
- a CDS encoding NADP-dependent oxidoreductase: MKAVGFTESGGPEVLQVLELPAPEAGPGEVRIRVHAATVNAVDALQRGGPLGPPDARPPFVPGMEAAGVVDQMGPGTDTDLRVGDRVMAIVLPKGSHGAYAEQVVVSLDSVVRAPRDATDVQAASLPMNGLTARLALDTLGLEPGQTVAITGAAGAVGGYAVQLAKVDGLRVVADASERDEVLIKELGADVVLRRGTEFPNRVRAEIPDGVDGLVDAASLGELTARAMRDGGRVVTLRGFDGPGERGVVFEPIVVFRYARERAKLDRLRQQVEEGRITLRVAQALPAEQAAEAHRLLAAGGLRGRLILTF; encoded by the coding sequence ATGAAGGCTGTAGGTTTCACGGAATCCGGCGGGCCGGAGGTGCTTCAGGTCCTGGAGCTGCCCGCCCCCGAGGCCGGCCCGGGCGAGGTGCGGATCCGGGTGCACGCCGCGACCGTCAACGCGGTCGACGCCCTGCAGCGGGGCGGGCCCTTGGGACCACCGGACGCCCGGCCGCCGTTCGTTCCCGGCATGGAAGCCGCGGGGGTCGTGGACCAGATGGGCCCTGGTACGGACACGGATCTGAGGGTCGGCGACCGCGTGATGGCGATCGTGCTCCCCAAGGGCTCGCACGGCGCCTATGCCGAGCAGGTCGTGGTGTCGCTGGACTCGGTCGTCCGAGCTCCTCGTGACGCGACCGACGTGCAGGCCGCGTCCCTCCCGATGAACGGACTGACCGCGCGCCTGGCCCTGGATACGCTCGGCCTGGAGCCCGGTCAGACCGTCGCGATCACCGGAGCGGCCGGCGCGGTCGGCGGTTACGCCGTCCAGCTGGCCAAGGTGGACGGGCTGCGGGTGGTGGCCGACGCCTCGGAGCGGGACGAGGTGCTGATCAAGGAACTGGGTGCCGACGTCGTACTCCGCCGCGGTACCGAGTTCCCGAACCGCGTACGCGCCGAGATCCCTGACGGCGTCGACGGACTCGTCGACGCCGCGTCGCTCGGCGAACTCACGGCTCGAGCGATGCGCGACGGCGGCCGAGTGGTGACGCTGCGCGGCTTCGACGGCCCCGGCGAGCGAGGCGTCGTCTTCGAGCCGATCGTCGTGTTCCGCTACGCCAGGGAGCGCGCCAAGCTCGACCGGCTCCGGCAGCAGGTGGAGGAGGGCCGCATCACGCTGCGGGTAGCGCAGGCGCTCCCCGCGGAACAGGCCGCCGAAGCGCACCGGCTCCTCGCCGCAGGAGGACTCCGTGGCCGACTGATCCTCACGTTCTGA
- a CDS encoding LacI family DNA-binding transcriptional regulator: MAKRAVERTTLTGIAEAAGVSVATVSKVVNGRSDVSPETRARIERLLVERDYVARGPGGAQSPVRTIDLTFDQLVNPNNLVITQGVTEAAAEAGVDVVIGTAPDDPLGAAWARKITNAGREGVILVTSEVTARQRAQFAQHDIPLVLIDPMNVPDESVPSIGATNFSGGMAATEHLLKLGHRRIAMIEGRHDAVCNTARLHGYQAALTGAGLSPDPRLIKRGAFRFEPAYQAALELFALDEPPTAVFAGNDLEAFGVIEAARVHGLRVPDDVSVVGFDDTAAARTSAPALTTVRQPFIEIGRAALRTLLRLAAGEPLDSHRVELATQLVVRDSTAPPSTHS, translated from the coding sequence ATGGCGAAGAGAGCCGTCGAGCGGACCACCCTGACCGGCATCGCCGAGGCGGCAGGGGTCTCCGTGGCCACTGTCTCCAAGGTGGTCAATGGCCGCAGTGACGTCTCGCCCGAGACCCGGGCGCGCATCGAGCGGCTACTGGTCGAGCGCGATTACGTGGCTCGAGGGCCGGGCGGTGCGCAGTCACCGGTGCGCACGATCGACCTCACCTTCGACCAGCTGGTCAACCCGAACAACCTGGTGATCACACAGGGGGTGACGGAGGCCGCGGCCGAGGCCGGGGTCGATGTCGTCATCGGTACGGCGCCCGACGACCCACTGGGCGCCGCCTGGGCCCGGAAGATCACGAACGCCGGACGGGAGGGCGTCATCCTGGTGACGTCCGAGGTGACCGCCCGGCAGCGGGCGCAGTTCGCCCAGCACGACATCCCGCTCGTGCTCATCGACCCGATGAATGTTCCGGACGAGAGCGTGCCGAGCATCGGCGCGACGAATTTCAGCGGCGGCATGGCGGCGACCGAGCATCTGCTGAAGCTCGGCCACCGGCGGATCGCGATGATCGAGGGCCGGCACGACGCCGTCTGCAACACCGCCCGCCTGCACGGCTACCAGGCCGCGCTCACCGGCGCCGGCCTGAGCCCTGATCCCCGGCTCATCAAGCGGGGGGCCTTCCGGTTCGAACCCGCCTACCAGGCAGCCCTGGAGCTCTTCGCCCTGGACGAACCGCCCACCGCCGTGTTCGCCGGCAACGACCTGGAGGCGTTCGGCGTCATCGAGGCCGCCCGCGTCCACGGTCTGCGGGTGCCGGACGACGTCAGCGTCGTCGGCTTCGACGACACCGCCGCGGCGCGCACCTCCGCCCCTGCCCTCACCACCGTCCGGCAGCCGTTCATCGAGATCGGCCGTGCCGCGCTGCGCACCCTGCTCCGCCTCGCCGCCGGCGAGCCCCTGGACAGCCACCGGGTGGAACTTGCCACCCAGTTGGTGGTGCGGGACTCGACCGCCCCGCCGTCCACCCACTCCTGA
- a CDS encoding extracellular solute-binding protein, with product MTPRMPSRVLITASAAALTITLSACGSSGRTAAGGSGDGTLAWALTQGSEATFRASATEWNKEHPDAKINYQYFQNDPFKQKLRTAVGAGNGPVLFENWGGGGLKSYVDAGKVADLTSDLDASPEWKDRIFPSVLKSTTFDGKVYGVPVNGVQPVVLYYNKELLEKAGAQPPKTWDDLLALVKKLKAEGIAPISMGGASKWPDLMWLEYLVDRVGGPEIFANIAAGKKDAWSDPAVLKAAQMIEQLVDAGGFAKGFTSVSADTGQAEAQLYTGKAAMILQGSWGYGTINTGSPKFVSEGHLGWTGFPAVTGGRGDATNIVGNPANFFSLSSQASAKEKKTAVSYLKDGVYNDTYVDNLLKNGDVPPVKDLDAKLKATDNADWTTYVYTLARDAKSFQLSWDQALTPELGNELLTRLDQLFLGQISPKEFCSQMDKAAAK from the coding sequence ATGACCCCGAGAATGCCTTCCCGTGTCCTGATCACCGCCTCGGCGGCCGCTCTCACCATCACCCTGTCCGCCTGTGGCAGCAGTGGCCGCACCGCCGCCGGCGGCAGCGGAGACGGAACATTGGCCTGGGCGCTGACCCAGGGGTCCGAAGCGACCTTCCGGGCCTCGGCCACGGAGTGGAACAAGGAACACCCGGACGCCAAGATCAACTACCAGTACTTCCAGAACGACCCCTTCAAGCAGAAGCTGCGTACCGCCGTCGGCGCCGGCAACGGCCCCGTGCTCTTCGAGAACTGGGGCGGCGGGGGGCTGAAGAGCTACGTGGACGCGGGCAAGGTCGCCGACCTCACCTCCGATCTCGACGCCAGTCCCGAGTGGAAGGACCGCATCTTCCCCTCGGTGCTCAAGTCCACGACCTTCGACGGCAAGGTCTACGGCGTGCCCGTCAACGGCGTGCAGCCCGTGGTTCTGTACTACAACAAGGAGTTGCTCGAAAAGGCCGGCGCCCAGCCGCCGAAGACCTGGGACGACCTGCTCGCGCTCGTGAAGAAGCTCAAGGCCGAGGGCATCGCCCCGATATCGATGGGCGGTGCCTCCAAGTGGCCCGACCTGATGTGGCTGGAGTACCTCGTCGACCGCGTCGGCGGACCCGAGATCTTCGCGAACATCGCCGCCGGCAAGAAGGACGCCTGGTCGGACCCGGCCGTCCTGAAGGCCGCCCAGATGATCGAACAGCTCGTGGACGCGGGCGGCTTCGCAAAGGGCTTCACCTCCGTCTCCGCCGACACCGGCCAGGCCGAGGCCCAGCTGTACACCGGCAAGGCCGCGATGATCCTCCAGGGCAGTTGGGGGTACGGCACCATCAACACCGGTTCGCCGAAGTTCGTCTCCGAGGGCCACCTGGGCTGGACCGGCTTCCCGGCTGTCACCGGTGGCAGGGGCGACGCGACGAACATCGTCGGCAACCCGGCCAACTTCTTCTCCCTGTCATCACAGGCGAGCGCCAAGGAGAAGAAGACGGCGGTGTCGTACCTCAAGGACGGCGTCTACAACGACACCTACGTCGACAACCTCCTCAAGAACGGCGACGTGCCGCCGGTGAAGGATCTGGACGCCAAGCTGAAGGCCACGGACAACGCCGACTGGACGACGTACGTCTACACCCTCGCCCGCGACGCCAAGAGCTTCCAGCTCTCATGGGACCAGGCGCTCACCCCCGAACTCGGCAACGAACTGCTCACCCGCCTCGACCAGCTCTTCCTCGGCCAGATCAGCCCGAAGGAGTTCTGTTCGCAGATGGACAAGGCGGCGGCGAAGTGA
- a CDS encoding type 1 glutamine amidotransferase domain-containing protein, with the protein MAKILFVITASDHWTLADGTRQPAGFWAEEAIGPYKVFKEAGYEIAAATPGGVPPTADALSLTAEFNGGEEGAQRMQTALREATELAHPMRIEDVNIDDYAAVFYPGGWGPMEDLPDNTESGRLLTEWLATGKPVSLVCHGPAALLATIGPDGTSPFAGYRLTGLSNAEEKLNGLADRAKWLLQDRLVNELGADYRETEPFAPHVETDRNLYTGQNPGSAVPLAQELVKVLG; encoded by the coding sequence ATGGCGAAGATCCTCTTCGTGATCACCGCGTCCGACCACTGGACGCTGGCAGACGGAACCCGGCAGCCGGCCGGCTTCTGGGCCGAGGAAGCCATCGGCCCGTACAAGGTCTTCAAGGAGGCCGGATACGAGATCGCGGCGGCGACACCCGGCGGTGTACCGCCCACAGCGGACGCGCTCAGCCTCACCGCGGAATTCAACGGCGGCGAGGAAGGTGCGCAGCGCATGCAAACCGCCCTGCGCGAGGCGACCGAGCTGGCGCACCCGATGCGCATCGAGGACGTGAACATCGACGACTACGCGGCCGTCTTCTACCCCGGCGGGTGGGGCCCGATGGAAGACCTGCCCGACAACACCGAGTCCGGCAGGCTGCTCACCGAGTGGCTCGCTACGGGCAAGCCGGTGTCGCTGGTGTGTCACGGCCCCGCGGCGCTGCTTGCCACCATCGGCCCGGACGGGACGTCCCCGTTCGCCGGCTACCGCCTGACCGGACTCTCCAACGCCGAAGAGAAGCTGAACGGCCTCGCGGACCGCGCGAAGTGGCTGCTGCAGGACCGTCTTGTCAACGAACTCGGCGCGGACTACCGCGAGACCGAGCCGTTCGCCCCGCACGTCGAGACCGACCGCAACCTGTACACCGGCCAGAACCCGGGCTCGGCGGTCCCGCTTGCCCAAGAACTCGTCAAGGTACTGGGCTGA
- a CDS encoding helix-turn-helix domain-containing protein: MNRNPHLNELGEFLKARRAEVSPSEVGLRAGQRRRVSGLRREEVALLASISTEYYTRIEQGRLQASAALLNEIARSLRLNDDQRTYLFDLSAKERVRPPASGDRQRVDTQLQRMLDDLTASPAFVIGRRTDILGWNQLAAALWVDFGRYPEQERVFVRLLFTEPWMRELYADWEEVTRLAIAQLRMESARYPGDQRLTALVEELSTRDAQFREWWTAHDVAMRGKGVKKLRHPVVGELTLDWNTLTCGTDPDQHIIVWNAEPGSPSHDGLRLLASWAADQKRTASDTV, encoded by the coding sequence ATGAATCGCAACCCTCATCTGAACGAGCTGGGTGAGTTCCTCAAGGCCCGCCGTGCCGAGGTCAGTCCTTCCGAGGTCGGACTCCGCGCGGGGCAACGCCGGCGTGTGAGCGGTCTGCGCCGTGAGGAGGTGGCCCTTCTCGCATCGATCAGCACCGAGTACTACACCCGGATCGAACAGGGGCGGCTCCAGGCCTCGGCTGCCCTTCTGAACGAAATCGCCCGGTCGCTCCGTCTCAACGACGACCAGCGCACCTACCTCTTCGATCTTTCGGCGAAAGAGCGAGTGCGCCCGCCTGCGTCAGGTGACCGCCAGCGGGTGGACACGCAGTTGCAGCGCATGCTGGACGATCTCACCGCCTCCCCGGCATTCGTCATCGGCCGGCGCACCGACATCCTGGGCTGGAACCAGCTCGCCGCCGCCCTCTGGGTCGATTTCGGGCGCTACCCGGAGCAGGAGCGCGTTTTCGTCCGGCTGCTGTTCACCGAGCCCTGGATGCGCGAGCTGTACGCCGACTGGGAGGAGGTCACCCGGCTGGCCATCGCCCAACTCCGTATGGAGAGCGCGCGCTACCCCGGCGACCAGCGCCTCACCGCTCTGGTAGAGGAGCTCTCCACCCGTGACGCACAGTTCCGGGAGTGGTGGACGGCGCATGACGTCGCGATGCGGGGCAAGGGCGTCAAGAAGCTCCGTCACCCGGTGGTGGGCGAGCTGACACTCGACTGGAACACGCTCACGTGTGGCACGGACCCCGACCAGCACATCATCGTGTGGAACGCCGAACCCGGTTCCCCGTCCCACGACGGGTTGCGTCTTCTGGCCTCCTGGGCCGCGGACCAGAAGCGGACCGCGTCCGACACTGTGTAG
- a CDS encoding carbohydrate ABC transporter permease has protein sequence MALPALLLFALFALVPMAIVVYLSFTRWDGLGSPAWAGTDNWREALTSDVTRHALWLTAKMMVFSWVVQTPISLLLGVFVSGKQRYRALLAVFYFVPLLISTAAIAVIFKNLLDPNFGLGAALDLPILGQDWLGDPQLAFYAVVFVIAWQFVPFHTLLYQAGARQIPASLYEAASIDGAGRLKQFWHITLPQLRYTIVTSSTLMVVGSLTYFDLVFVLTGGGPGYATRILPLDMYITGFQSNEMGLASAISVVLVLAGLLLSLALLRFSGFNRMRSQQAGM, from the coding sequence ATGGCCCTGCCCGCCCTGCTGCTCTTCGCCCTCTTCGCGCTCGTGCCGATGGCGATCGTCGTCTATCTCAGTTTCACCCGCTGGGACGGACTGGGGAGCCCGGCCTGGGCGGGAACCGACAACTGGCGCGAGGCATTGACCAGTGACGTCACCCGGCACGCCCTGTGGCTCACCGCCAAGATGATGGTGTTCTCATGGGTCGTGCAGACCCCGATCAGCCTCCTGCTGGGCGTCTTCGTCTCCGGCAAGCAGCGCTACCGCGCCCTGCTCGCCGTCTTCTACTTCGTCCCGCTGCTGATCTCCACGGCGGCGATCGCCGTCATCTTCAAGAATCTGCTCGACCCCAACTTCGGACTGGGCGCGGCCCTGGACCTGCCGATCCTCGGCCAGGACTGGCTGGGAGACCCCCAACTCGCCTTCTACGCCGTCGTGTTCGTCATCGCCTGGCAGTTCGTGCCCTTCCATACGCTGCTCTACCAGGCCGGAGCCCGGCAGATCCCGGCATCCCTGTACGAGGCCGCGTCGATCGACGGCGCGGGCAGGCTCAAGCAGTTCTGGCACATCACCCTGCCCCAGCTGCGCTACACCATCGTCACGTCGTCGACGCTGATGGTCGTCGGCTCGCTCACCTACTTCGACCTCGTCTTCGTGCTCACCGGCGGTGGCCCCGGCTACGCCACCCGCATCCTGCCGCTCGACATGTACATCACCGGCTTCCAGAGCAACGAGATGGGCCTCGCCAGCGCCATCTCCGTGGTGCTCGTCCTGGCAGGACTTCTGCTCTCCCTAGCCCTTCTCCGGTTCTCCGGCTTCAACCGGATGCGCAGCCAGCAGGCAGGAATGTGA
- a CDS encoding flavodoxin family protein, with translation MSRSGHPTIAIAFHSGYGHTAVVAEAVARGAAAAGAEVVSISVDTITDEQWAQLDAADAIIFGAATYMGTASAAFHAFAEASSRRWFSHVWVDKLAAGFTNSGAKSGDKSSTLGYFSTLAAQHGMHWISLGLLPGWDSTTGSEDDINRLGFFMGAGAQSPTDAGPEAVHKSDIATAEHLGARVARQAAIFRAGRASLPA, from the coding sequence ATGTCCCGTTCCGGCCACCCCACGATCGCCATTGCCTTTCATTCGGGCTACGGCCACACAGCCGTCGTCGCCGAAGCCGTGGCGCGCGGCGCAGCGGCGGCCGGCGCCGAGGTGGTCTCGATTTCCGTCGACACCATCACCGACGAGCAGTGGGCGCAGCTGGACGCCGCCGACGCAATCATCTTCGGTGCCGCCACGTACATGGGTACCGCCTCCGCGGCCTTCCACGCGTTCGCCGAGGCCAGCAGCAGGCGCTGGTTCTCCCATGTCTGGGTGGACAAGCTCGCCGCGGGCTTCACCAACTCCGGCGCCAAGAGCGGTGACAAGTCATCCACCCTGGGCTATTTCTCCACCTTGGCCGCCCAGCACGGCATGCACTGGATCAGCCTGGGTCTGCTGCCGGGCTGGGATTCCACCACGGGCAGCGAGGACGACATCAACCGGCTGGGCTTCTTCATGGGTGCCGGCGCCCAGAGCCCGACCGATGCCGGTCCGGAAGCGGTCCACAAGTCGGACATCGCCACCGCGGAGCACCTGGGGGCGCGCGTCGCACGCCAGGCCGCGATCTTCCGAGCCGGGCGGGCCTCCCTCCCCGCCTGA
- a CDS encoding alpha/beta hydrolase, translating to MADQAEKRAGIMVETVSFRNKAVEISGHLHLPDNFREDEKFPALVGIHPAGGVKEQTIGSYARRLAAQGFVTVVYDSSFQGESGGEPRLLEDPTTRVEDARCAADFLTTLPFVDSERMGVFGICAGGGYAISAAQTERRFKAVATVSAAPMGEGSRGFLGHTSPVAEQIGTLEMVAKQRTAEARGGAPLYAPFVPETLEEIDENTPDLLREGYDYYRTPRGRHPNSKGRFLLTSMDKMFAFSAFDQIPELLTQPMLLIAGSKADTKVFSDQAYELSTGPKELFVVDGATHIAMYDVPEYVDQAITKMVEFFAVL from the coding sequence TTGGCGGACCAAGCCGAGAAAAGGGCAGGAATCATGGTCGAGACTGTTTCCTTCAGGAACAAGGCAGTGGAAATTTCTGGACACCTTCACCTGCCGGACAACTTCAGGGAAGACGAGAAATTCCCGGCTCTTGTCGGCATTCATCCGGCTGGCGGAGTAAAGGAACAGACCATCGGATCCTACGCCAGGAGGCTCGCTGCGCAGGGATTCGTCACCGTGGTATACGACTCCTCATTCCAGGGGGAGAGCGGCGGTGAACCTCGCCTCTTGGAAGACCCGACGACCAGAGTGGAGGACGCCCGCTGCGCAGCCGACTTCCTTACCACTCTTCCGTTCGTCGACTCCGAACGAATGGGAGTTTTTGGCATTTGCGCCGGGGGCGGCTATGCCATCAGCGCGGCACAGACCGAACGTCGCTTCAAGGCAGTAGCCACCGTCAGCGCAGCCCCCATGGGCGAAGGCTCCAGAGGCTTCCTGGGGCATACGTCCCCGGTGGCCGAGCAGATCGGAACGCTGGAAATGGTTGCCAAGCAGCGCACGGCGGAGGCGAGAGGAGGCGCACCACTCTACGCCCCGTTCGTCCCTGAAACGCTGGAGGAGATCGACGAAAACACACCGGACCTCCTGCGTGAAGGATACGACTACTACCGGACGCCGCGAGGCCGGCATCCAAATTCCAAGGGCCGCTTCCTGCTGACCAGCATGGACAAGATGTTCGCCTTCTCGGCGTTCGACCAAATTCCAGAATTGCTGACCCAACCGATGCTCCTCATCGCAGGGAGCAAGGCGGACACAAAGGTGTTCAGCGACCAGGCTTACGAGCTTTCCACGGGGCCGAAGGAGTTGTTCGTCGTCGACGGTGCGACTCATATCGCGATGTACGACGTGCCCGAGTACGTGGATCAGGCGATCACCAAGATGGTGGAGTTCTTCGCTGTCCTTTAG